In Fulvia fulva chromosome 8, complete sequence, the DNA window ACCAGACTTGTACATTTCTCAGGCGCATTGTAAGGATTGTCAGGATGGCGTTCGGGCGCTCCAACTCGTTGTCTCTGAACACCGGCGCGACCAACAGCTTGTTGTAAGTAGATTCTACTTTCCGGTCCGCATTCCTCGCTACTGCATCTTGTACCACCATAACCTCCTTGCTCTTGCTGCAACCAAACGGCGGGATCCAGTCATTGTGATGCTCTCGGCTAATATCTGGCAGTTCGCAGCAACAACAGCAGACTCCAGCGAACAACACATCGAGCCTCTTCGGCAACACTGCACAACAATCACAACCACAGCAGACGAGCAGTCTCTTTGGCAACGCAGCGACCACGACACCACAAACCCAACCCCAGCAGACAGGAGGACTCTTCGGCGCATCTGCAGCGCAAACACAGAACACGACTGGAGGCACAGGAGGAGGCGGAGGGCTATTTGGCAACACAGGCGGAGGCACCATGCAGAACACGTCTGGTAGCATATTTGGGGCGGCGCTGGGCggcaacaacaacaacacaCAGAGCAAACCTTCAGGGAGTCTGTTCGGAGCACCGACGACAAACAACACAAGCACTGGCGGGACTGGGCTTTTCGGTAGCACGACCAATGCGAACACGAACACACAACAGCAGGGCAGTCTCTTCGGCGCCAACAAGCAGCACACTCAGAATCAGTCAGGCAGCTTGTTTGGAGCTGCGCCGCAACCCCAGCCAACACTTCTCCACTCAGTACATCACAATGCCGCTGTTCAGAACACACCTTTTGGCCGACTTAGCATGGGCCAAAGTGCGAACCCCCAGCCGCCAGTCAGCGCAACAAATGTAAATCTCGACGACCTCAAGCCGACTACACGTTTCGAGGATTGCATCGAGCCATTGAGGCAGACATTGGAGGATATGGACAAGATGATTCAGAAACAAGAAGAGTATGCAAGGTCATGTGAGGCTTTCATGCCTGAACACTCCAACAAGGTTGAAAGCATAGCGCCAGATGTCAATTTCGTCAAGAGCAAGGCAGAAGATGTGGAACAAGCATTAGTGTCAGATGCG includes these proteins:
- a CDS encoding Nucleoporin NUP49, which gives rise to MAFGRSNSLSLNTGATNSLFSQQQQQTPANNTSSLFGNTAQQSQPQQTSSLFGNAATTTPQTQPQQTGGLFGASAAQTQNTTGGTGGGGGLFGNTGGGTMQNTSGSIFGAALGGNNNNTQSKPSGSLFGAPTTNNTSTGGTGLFGSTTNANTNTQQQGSLFGANKQHTQNQSGSLFGAAPQPQPTLLHSVHHNAAVQNTPFGRLSMGQSANPQPPVSATNVNLDDLKPTTRFEDCIEPLRQTLEDMDKMIQKQEEYARSCEAFMPEHSNKVESIAPDVNFVKSKAEDVEQALVSDAYGVEAQRKNTEKDIKDLERLARLTQNLALPAAYHYSGNMSLNSSFAQQRPQQPSSTKEGEEPSGYDVDLISNYFSPLANDLQTMMKGYADNLSEIESHLKVIESSAVMQAQTLAQRKAGMNGAQQASGDDTVRELTDTLRGFEESILGVASVVGECRDGVTELMLGRLGGNARSSAY